A DNA window from Methylobacterium bullatum contains the following coding sequences:
- a CDS encoding Iron-sulfur cluster carrier protein, protein MPVIVFSNPKGGTGKSTSALILATTLARHGASVCAFDCDPNRHLVAWKNGPTQSAVHVVGEAESSNIARMLKTAASQYQFVVADMEGTASLMMASAILAADLVVIPMQGSAMDASQARRAISFIEDQASAVGPRAYRVLFTRTKPGFATRDERVIRETLTSSGVPMLKTDLAERAAYRSMFTFRQSLEELDPQAVNGLDKALENADALASEVVEVLRSAKKPA, encoded by the coding sequence ATGCCGGTAATCGTGTTTAGCAACCCGAAGGGAGGCACCGGGAAGAGCACGTCGGCGCTCATCCTGGCGACCACGCTGGCCCGGCACGGGGCCTCCGTCTGCGCCTTCGACTGCGATCCGAACCGCCATCTGGTCGCCTGGAAGAACGGCCCGACACAAAGCGCGGTGCATGTCGTGGGCGAGGCCGAATCCTCCAACATCGCCCGGATGCTCAAGACAGCGGCGAGCCAATATCAGTTCGTGGTCGCCGACATGGAGGGCACCGCCTCGCTCATGATGGCCTCGGCGATCCTCGCGGCCGACCTGGTGGTGATCCCCATGCAGGGCTCGGCCATGGATGCCTCGCAGGCCCGCCGCGCCATCAGCTTCATCGAGGATCAAGCCTCGGCGGTCGGCCCGCGTGCCTACCGTGTGCTGTTCACCCGCACCAAGCCCGGCTTCGCCACTCGTGACGAACGGGTCATCCGAGAGACGCTGACGAGTTCCGGCGTGCCGATGCTCAAGACGGACCTCGCCGAGCGCGCCGCCTATCGCTCGATGTTCACCTTCCGGCAGAGCCTGGAGGAGTTGGACCCCCAGGCCGTGAACGGTCTCGACAAGGCCCTGGAGAACGCGGACGCGCTCGCCTCCGAGGTGGTCGAGGTGCTTCGCTCCGCTAAGAAACCCGCGTGA